The following are from one region of the Carassius auratus strain Wakin chromosome 13, ASM336829v1, whole genome shotgun sequence genome:
- the LOC113112985 gene encoding atlastin-2-like — MAEDGGPRNRRFSASKQKCHNFAEEMSGVEDVPLCRPVEGMSSLDTNGVTPCAVEEELEQEDHSVPEGARPIQIVITNEDDHKFELDAAALEKILMQEHVKDLNVVVVSVAGAFRKGKSFLLDFMLRYMHKQTSESWTGGDDEPLTGFSWRGGCERETTGIQAWSEVFVVEKEDGTKVAVLLVDTQGAFDSQSTIKDCATVFALSTMTSSVQVYNLSQNIQEDDLQHLQLFTEYGRLALEEICEKPFQKLLFLIRDWCYPYEHGYGLKGGNCFLNRRLQVKQNQHEELQNVRKHIHSCFSSIGCFLLPHPGLKVATNPHFDGRLRDIDGEFKKELQSLVPLLLAPENLVEKEIGGAKVTCRDLLEYFKAYIKIFQGEELPHPKSMLQATAEANNLTAVAGAKDTYNRAMEQVCGGDKPYIAPLDLQCYHEEFKKTSVKQFSVVKKMGGVEFCQRYQQQLETELDEVYTNFVKHNESKNIFYAARTPAILFAIMFVTYMVSTVTGFLGLSVIAALANLVMGVSLLSLCAWAYVRYSGEYREVAVAIDLITEALWEQVLKPLTEQYMEENVRQTVVNSIRATLTDQVTQATKLKTN, encoded by the exons ATGGCGGAAGACGGCGGACCGAGGAATCGGCGTTTCTCAGCGTCGAAGCAGAAATGCCACAACTTTGCTGAAG AGATGAGCGGTGTGGAAGATGTTCCACTGTGCCGCCCCGTCGAGGGGATGAGCTCACTGGACACTAATGGAGTCACACCGTGTGCTGTAGAGGAAGAGCTTGAGCAGGAGGACCACTCTGTTCCTGAGGGGGCTCGACCCATCCAAATTGTAATCACCAACGAGGACGATCATAAGTTTGAGTTGGATGCTGCCGCGTTGGAAAAGATCCTGATGCAGGAACATGTCAAGGATCTCAACGTGGTTGTGGTGTCTGTGGCTGGTGCCTTCCGCAAGGGAAAGTCCTTCCTGCTGGACTTCATGCTGCGGTACATGCATAAGCAG ACATCTGAGTCATGGACGGGAGGAGACGATGAGCCACTGACTGGTTTCTCCTGGAGGGGAGGCTGTGAGAGAGAGACTACAGGCATCCAGGCCTGGAGTGAGGTGTTTGTTGTGGAAAAGGAAGATGGAACCAAG gTGGCGGTTCTGCTGGTGGACACTCAGGGAGCCTTTGACAGTCAGTCCACCATCAAAGACTGTGCCACGGTTTTTGCTCTGAGCACCATGACCAGCTCTGTGCAG GTTTACAATCTCTCTCAGAATATCCAAGAAGATGATTTGCAGCATCTCCAG CTTTTCACAGAATATGGTCGCCTTGCATTGGAGGAAATCTGTGAGAAACCATTTCAG AAACTATTGTTTCTGATCAGAGACTGGTGTTACCCCTACGAGCATGGGTATGGGCTTAAAGGAGGGAATTGCTTCTTGAACCGGAGACTACAG GTGAAGCAGAATCAACATGAAGAGCTGCAGAACGTTAGGAAACACATTCACAGCTGTTTCTCCAGCATTGGCTGCTTTCTGCTGCCACATCCAGGTCTGAAGGTGGCCACCAACCCTCACTTTGATGGCAGACTGAGAG ACATTGATGGTGAATTCAAGAAGGAGCTGCAGAGTCTAGTGCCTTTACTCCTGGCACCAGAGAACCTGGTAGAGAAAGAGATCGGCGGAGCTAAAGTCACGTGCAGAGACCTGCTGGAGTACTTCAAG GCGTATATTAAAATCTTTCAAGGGGAGGAGCTTCCACATCCTAAATCCATGTTGCAG GCAACTGCTGAAGCAAACAACCTGACAGCTGTCGCTGGAGCGAAAGACACTTATAACAGAGCCATGGAGCAG GTATGTGGAGGTGACAAGCCATACATCGCCCCTTTGGACCTTCAGTGCTATCACGAAGAGTTTAAGAAAACCTCCGTTAAACAGTTTAGCGTGGTGAAGAAAATGGGCGGCGTGGAGTTCTGTCAGCGCTACCAGCAGCAGTTGGAGACGGAGCTGGATGAAGTGTACACAAATTTTGTGAAACACAATGAAAGCAAGAACATTTTCTACGCAGCGAGAACTCCAGCCATCCTGTTTGCCATCATGTTTGTGACCTATATGGTCTCCACAGTAACAGGTTTCCTTGGGCTATCGGTAATCGCGGCTCTGGCCAATCTGGTGATGGGGGTGTCGCTGCTATCGTTGTGTGCCTGGGCGTATGTCAGATACTCAGGAGAGTATCGAGAAGTGGCTGTGGCAATAGACCTCATCACAGAGGCCCTGTGGGAACAG